The Cylindrospermopsis curvispora GIHE-G1 genome contains a region encoding:
- the rpoB gene encoding DNA-directed RNA polymerase subunit beta, which yields MNNENYMEPSFLLPDLIEIQRSSFRWFLEEGLIEELNSFSPITDYTGKLELHFLGHNYKLKEPKYSVEESKRRDSTYGVQMYVPTRLLNKETGDIKEQEVFIGDLPLMTDRGTFIINGAERVIVNQIVRSPGVYYKSEIDKNGRRTYSASLIPNRGAWLKFETDRNDLVWVRIDKTRKLSVQVLLKALGLSDNEILDALRHPEYFQKTIEKEGQFSEEEALLELYRKLRPGEPPTVMGGQQLLESRFFDPKRYDLGRVGRYKLNKKLRLSVPDTTRVLTPGDILSAVDYLINLEYDIGSIDDIDHLGNRRVRSVGELLQNQVRVGLNRLERIIRERMTVSDAEVLTPASLVNPKPLVAAIKEFFGSSQLSQFMDQTNPLAELTHKRRLSALGPGGLTRERAGFAVRDIHPSHYGRICPIETPEGPNAGLIGSLATHARVNQYGFLETPFRPVENGRVCYEKPPVYMTADEEDDLRVAPGDIPVDDNGQILGIQVPVRYRQEFSTTTPEQVDYVAVSPVQIVSVATSMIPFLEHDDANRALMGSNMQRQAVPLLKPERPLVGTGLEAQGARDSGMVIVSRTDGDVVYVDATEIRVRVKEKAALTNRESESIPHKPQEIKYVLSKYQRSNQDTCLNQKPLVRIGEKVIAGQVLADGSSTEGGELALGQNVIVAYMPWEGYNYEDAILISERLVQEDVYTSIHIEKFEIEARQTKLGPEEITREIPNVGEDALRQLDEQGIIRVGAWVESGDILVGKVTPKGESDQPPEEKLLRAIFGEKARDVRDNSLRVPNGEKGRVVDVRLFTREQGDELPPGANMVVRVYVAQKRKIQVGDKMAGRHGNKGIISRILPLEDMPYLPDGTPVDIVLNPLGVPSRMNVGQVFECLLGWAGHNLGVRFKITPFDEMYGEESSRRIVHGKLWEAREETSRDWVYNPENPGKIMVYDGRTGEPFDRAVTVGIAYMLKLVHLVDDKIHARSTGPYSLVTQQPLGGKAQQGGQRFGEMEVWALEAFGAAYTLQELLTVKSDDMQGRNEALNAIVKGKAIPRPGTPESFKVLMRELQSLGLDIAVHKVETQTDGSSLDVEVDLMADQISRRTPPRPTYESFSRDSLDEDE from the coding sequence ATGAACAACGAGAATTATATGGAACCATCCTTTCTATTACCAGATCTAATTGAAATTCAGCGTTCTAGCTTTCGCTGGTTTTTAGAAGAGGGTTTAATAGAAGAGCTGAACTCATTTAGTCCTATTACGGACTATACAGGGAAATTAGAACTCCATTTTTTAGGACATAACTATAAGCTAAAAGAACCGAAATATAGCGTAGAAGAGTCAAAAAGAAGAGATAGCACATACGGTGTACAAATGTATGTGCCCACAAGACTTCTTAATAAAGAAACAGGTGATATTAAAGAACAGGAAGTATTTATAGGTGATCTACCGTTAATGACGGATAGAGGAACCTTTATTATTAACGGAGCCGAGCGGGTAATAGTCAACCAAATCGTGCGATCGCCCGGGGTATATTACAAATCAGAGATTGATAAAAACGGGAGAAGAACATATTCTGCCAGTCTAATTCCCAACCGAGGGGCATGGCTAAAATTTGAGACAGACCGTAATGATTTGGTGTGGGTAAGAATAGACAAGACCCGCAAATTGTCAGTTCAGGTACTACTTAAAGCACTAGGACTATCAGACAACGAAATTTTGGATGCTTTAAGGCATCCAGAGTACTTTCAGAAGACCATTGAAAAAGAGGGACAATTCTCCGAAGAGGAAGCCCTTCTGGAGCTGTACAGAAAGCTGAGACCTGGAGAACCACCCACAGTTATGGGGGGACAACAGCTATTAGAATCGCGCTTTTTCGATCCCAAACGTTACGACCTAGGTAGGGTAGGTAGATATAAACTCAACAAGAAACTGCGCCTTTCCGTTCCTGACACCACTAGGGTTCTCACCCCAGGAGATATTCTATCTGCTGTGGACTATCTCATCAACCTAGAATACGACATTGGTAGCATTGATGACATTGACCATTTAGGAAATCGCCGAGTTAGAAGCGTTGGTGAACTGCTTCAGAACCAAGTAAGAGTTGGTTTAAACCGTTTAGAGAGGATCATTAGAGAAAGAATGACCGTCTCCGATGCGGAAGTTTTAACACCAGCATCACTAGTCAACCCCAAACCCCTAGTAGCAGCCATAAAAGAGTTTTTTGGTTCCAGCCAGCTAAGTCAATTCATGGATCAAACCAACCCCTTAGCGGAACTAACCCATAAACGACGCTTGAGTGCTTTAGGTCCTGGTGGACTAACCAGAGAGAGAGCTGGTTTTGCCGTGCGAGATATTCATCCCAGCCATTACGGACGCATTTGCCCTATTGAAACGCCAGAAGGTCCAAATGCGGGGTTAATTGGTTCCCTAGCCACCCATGCTCGTGTTAACCAGTATGGATTTTTAGAGACACCTTTCAGACCCGTAGAAAACGGAAGAGTTTGCTACGAAAAACCTCCTGTTTACATGACAGCAGATGAGGAAGATGACCTGCGAGTTGCACCTGGTGACATTCCCGTAGATGACAACGGACAAATACTAGGAATTCAAGTACCCGTTCGTTATCGCCAGGAATTTTCCACCACTACTCCCGAACAGGTAGACTACGTAGCTGTGTCACCAGTACAAATCGTCTCAGTAGCCACCAGCATGATTCCCTTTTTGGAGCACGATGATGCCAACCGAGCCTTAATGGGTTCTAACATGCAAAGGCAAGCAGTACCCTTATTGAAACCCGAGCGTCCCCTGGTGGGAACTGGACTGGAAGCCCAAGGTGCCAGAGACTCAGGTATGGTAATTGTTTCCCGTACTGACGGAGATGTGGTGTATGTAGATGCGACCGAGATTCGTGTTCGGGTCAAAGAAAAAGCCGCTCTTACCAACCGTGAAAGCGAAAGTATTCCCCATAAACCCCAGGAAATAAAATACGTTCTCTCCAAATATCAACGTTCTAACCAGGACACCTGTCTCAATCAAAAACCCCTAGTGCGGATTGGGGAAAAAGTCATAGCAGGTCAGGTATTAGCAGATGGTTCATCCACAGAAGGGGGAGAATTAGCATTAGGGCAAAATGTTATTGTTGCCTACATGCCCTGGGAAGGGTATAACTACGAAGACGCAATTTTAATTTCCGAAAGACTGGTACAAGAAGACGTTTACACATCAATACACATTGAGAAATTTGAAATAGAAGCAAGACAAACCAAACTAGGTCCTGAAGAGATTACCAGAGAAATACCCAACGTTGGGGAAGACGCCCTCAGACAATTAGACGAACAGGGGATAATCAGAGTAGGGGCCTGGGTAGAATCAGGAGACATTCTAGTGGGGAAAGTAACTCCTAAAGGAGAATCAGATCAACCACCGGAGGAAAAACTACTCAGAGCGATTTTCGGAGAGAAAGCTCGCGACGTGAGGGACAACTCCCTGCGGGTTCCCAATGGGGAAAAAGGAAGAGTAGTAGATGTGCGACTATTTACCAGAGAGCAGGGGGATGAACTTCCACCGGGAGCCAATATGGTAGTGCGAGTGTATGTAGCCCAGAAACGTAAAATCCAGGTTGGTGACAAAATGGCTGGGAGACATGGGAATAAAGGCATCATTTCCCGAATTTTGCCCTTAGAAGACATGCCATACCTTCCCGATGGCACCCCAGTAGATATAGTCCTCAACCCCCTAGGTGTACCTAGTCGAATGAACGTAGGACAGGTGTTTGAATGCCTATTGGGTTGGGCGGGTCACAACCTGGGAGTACGCTTTAAAATCACCCCCTTTGATGAAATGTACGGAGAAGAATCTTCCCGACGTATAGTTCACGGCAAATTATGGGAAGCTAGGGAAGAAACCAGTAGGGATTGGGTATATAATCCCGAAAACCCGGGTAAAATCATGGTTTATGATGGACGCACCGGCGAACCCTTTGATCGTGCAGTCACAGTGGGGATAGCCTACATGCTCAAACTTGTCCATTTAGTTGATGATAAAATTCATGCTCGCTCCACAGGTCCTTATTCCTTAGTCACCCAGCAACCCTTGGGTGGTAAAGCACAACAAGGAGGTCAAAGATTTGGAGAGATGGAAGTGTGGGCACTAGAGGCATTTGGCGCTGCTTATACATTACAGGAACTGTTAACTGTTAAATCAGATGATATGCAGGGACGTAATGAAGCATTAAACGCCATTGTTAAAGGAAAAGCTATTCCTCGTCCTGGCACCCCTGAGTCCTTCAAAGTGTTAATGAGAGAATTACAATCTTTAGGATTGGATATTGCGGTACATAAAGTAGAAACCCAAACTGATGGTAGTTCGCTGGATGTAGAAGTGGACTTGATGGCCGATCAAATATCTCGTCGCACTCCTCCCCGTCCAACATACGAATCCTTTTCTCGTGATTCCCTGGATGAGGACGAGTAA
- a CDS encoding DNA-directed RNA polymerase subunit gamma, with product MRSVQSNQFDYVKIGIASPERIRAWGERTLPNGQVVGEVTKPETINYRTLKPEMDGLFCERIFGPAKDWECHCGKYKRVRHRGIVCERCGVEVTESRVRRHRMGFIKLAAPVAHVWYLKGIPSYIAILLDMPLRDVEQIVYFNSYVVLAPGNAETLVYKQLLTEDQWLEIEDKIYSEDSQLVGVEVGIGAEALLRLLSDINLEEEAEKLRGEIESAKGQKRAKLIKRLRVIDNFIATGSQPEWMVMSAIPVIPPDLRPMVQLDGGRFATSDLNDLYRRVINRNNRLARLQEILAPEIIVRNEKRMLQEAVDALIDNGRRGRTVVGANNRPLKSLSDIIEGKQGRFRQNLLGKRVDYSGRSVIVVGPKLQIHQCGLPREMAIELFQPFVINRLIRSGIVNNIKAAKKLISRNDPSVWDVLEEVIEGHPVMLNRAPTLHRLGIQAFEPILVEGRAIQLHPLVCPAFNADFDGDQMAVHVPLSLESQAEARLLMLASNNILSPATGKPIVTPSQDMVLGAYYLTAENPNATKGAGKYFASLDDVIMAYQQDQVELHAYIYVRFDGDVQTGQPDNEPLEVTENEDGSRTVLYKFRRVREDAQGNLISQYIYTTPGRVIYNKAIQDALAS from the coding sequence ATGCGCTCCGTTCAATCTAATCAATTTGATTACGTCAAAATTGGCATTGCTTCACCAGAACGTATCCGCGCTTGGGGGGAACGTACCTTACCTAATGGTCAGGTGGTTGGTGAGGTGACAAAACCTGAAACCATTAACTACCGTACCCTCAAGCCAGAAATGGATGGTTTGTTTTGCGAGCGGATCTTTGGCCCTGCTAAGGATTGGGAATGTCACTGTGGTAAATATAAACGGGTTCGTCATAGAGGTATTGTGTGCGAGCGCTGTGGAGTGGAGGTAACGGAATCACGAGTTCGCCGCCATAGAATGGGTTTCATTAAGTTGGCAGCACCTGTGGCCCATGTTTGGTATCTCAAAGGCATTCCTAGTTATATTGCCATACTATTAGACATGCCCCTACGAGATGTTGAGCAAATCGTCTACTTTAACTCCTATGTAGTTTTAGCTCCTGGTAATGCCGAAACCCTTGTTTATAAGCAGTTATTAACAGAAGACCAATGGTTAGAGATTGAGGATAAAATTTACAGTGAAGATTCTCAACTAGTAGGTGTAGAAGTAGGAATTGGTGCGGAGGCTTTACTACGTTTATTATCAGATATTAATTTAGAAGAAGAAGCAGAAAAACTGCGGGGGGAAATTGAATCAGCAAAGGGACAAAAACGGGCTAAATTGATTAAACGTCTACGGGTGATTGACAATTTCATCGCCACTGGTTCCCAACCGGAATGGATGGTGATGTCAGCCATTCCAGTCATTCCACCCGATCTCCGTCCCATGGTACAACTAGACGGTGGTAGATTTGCTACCAGCGATTTAAACGACCTCTATCGTCGGGTAATCAATCGCAATAATCGTTTAGCTAGACTACAGGAAATCCTGGCCCCGGAAATCATTGTCCGCAATGAAAAACGCATGTTACAGGAAGCAGTAGATGCTTTAATTGACAATGGTCGGAGAGGACGTACGGTGGTAGGAGCCAATAACCGTCCCTTAAAGTCCCTATCAGATATCATAGAAGGTAAACAGGGGCGATTCCGGCAAAACCTCCTGGGTAAAAGAGTAGACTACTCAGGACGTTCCGTTATTGTAGTTGGTCCCAAATTGCAAATTCACCAGTGTGGGCTCCCCAGGGAAATGGCCATAGAATTGTTTCAGCCATTTGTGATTAACCGTTTAATTAGATCGGGAATAGTTAACAATATTAAAGCAGCCAAAAAGCTCATTTCTCGTAATGACCCCAGTGTTTGGGATGTTTTGGAAGAAGTCATAGAAGGGCACCCGGTTATGTTAAACCGCGCTCCTACACTGCATAGACTGGGAATTCAGGCTTTTGAACCCATATTAGTAGAGGGAAGAGCGATACAGTTACATCCTCTTGTTTGTCCGGCATTCAATGCTGACTTTGATGGAGATCAGATGGCTGTTCACGTTCCCTTGTCTTTAGAAAGCCAAGCGGAAGCAAGACTGTTAATGTTAGCATCCAACAACATTCTTTCACCTGCTACGGGTAAACCTATCGTCACACCCAGCCAAGACATGGTTTTGGGAGCCTATTACCTCACTGCTGAAAATCCCAATGCTACCAAGGGAGCAGGCAAATACTTTGCCTCCCTAGACGATGTAATTATGGCATATCAACAAGATCAAGTGGAACTACATGCATATATTTATGTTCGATTCGATGGCGATGTGCAAACAGGACAACCAGATAACGAACCCTTGGAAGTCACAGAAAACGAAGATGGCAGCCGTACTGTCTTGTATAAATTCCGTCGAGTGCGAGAAGATGCCCAAGGGAATTTAATTTCCCAATATATTTATACAACCCCTGGCAGAGTGATTTATAACAAAGCAATTCAAGATGCTTTAGCCAGCTAA
- a CDS encoding DNA-directed RNA polymerase subunit beta': protein MTEKMIFRNLVVNKGQLRNLISWAFTHYGTARTAVMADKLKDLGFRFATKAGVSISVDDLMVPPSKKSLLQAAEAEILSTEAKFKRGEITEVERFQKVIDTWNSTSENLKDEVVNHFKTTNPLNSVYMMAFSGARGNISQVRQLVGMRGLMADPQGEIIDLPIKTNFREGLTVTEYIISSYGARKGLVDTALRTADSGYLTRRLVDVSQDVIIREVDCGTLRGVPVRDMTEGAKVLIPLGTRLVGRVVAKDVIHPTTGEILAARNTPISDELAAEIHKAGVKEVLVRSPLTCEAARSVCQHCYGWSLAYAKMVDLGEAVGIIAAQSIGEPGTQLTMRTFHTGGVFTGEVAQQVRAKIPGTIKFSRSLKTRPYRTRHGEDALYAETNGNLILESTTQEHQEISVTQGSTLYIVPGQRVEVSELLAEVALGGKTTKANTEKAVKDVASDLAGEVVFADVLAEQKTDRQGNTTTTATRGGLIWILSGEVYNLPPGAELVVKNGDKITANGVLAETRLNTVHGGVVRLPEPIPGRPTREIEIITASVILDQATVTVHSSQGKNNYLIHTGLRGRHQEEISKESEGSFQSQTFNLRATPGTKVQNGQVVAELIDDRYRTTTGGMLKFAGIEVQKKGKAKLGYEVVTGGTLLWIPEETHEVNKDISLLLVEDGQFVEASTEVVKDIFCQTSGVVEITQKNDILREIVIKPGELLMVDDPEAVLGRDNTFVHPGEELLGTTVTEMRYIQYVESPEGPALLSRPVVEFEVSSHPDLPSTTSVSQQTGRSIQLRAVQRLPYKDGERVKAVDGVELLRTQLVLEVEQDGEQDHASPLAADIELVPDSENPEIQRLQLVILESLALRRDMAADATQGSTHTTLEVEDGITIPPGSVVARTQILSKEGGIIRGVRPGAEAVRRCLILRDTDMIIVKTNLPPTVKKGDLLVQGTEIAPGITAPVSGQLVDISHQLPPNNNQQEQLVQAAYFLKIRTGRPYRVSPGAVLQIEDGGLVQRGDNLVLLVFERAKTGDIIQGLPRIEELLEARKPKEACILSRRSGEVKVVYGEGDENLVSREAYSVKVVESDGVVIDYPLGPGQNLIVPDGAMVEAGQPLTDGPSNPHEILEIFFSLGSEDGLYACASHALQKVQSFLVNEVQMVYQSQGIDIADKHIEVIVRQMTNKVRIDDGGDTIMLPGELVELKQVEQVNEAMSITGGARSQYTPVLLGITKASLNTDSFISAASFQETTRVLTEAAIEGKSDWLRGLKENVIIGRLIPAGTGYNTYEEVGAIEDYGTDVTTSVLDEVDDPLDMVLDDRTAKLYSLDSSGLDGTYDDGYDNDNTYGSNHGTALEDEDEDLITDEVITGVDEDEDEDDYEDEDEDDFDIDIDL, encoded by the coding sequence ATGACAGAAAAAATGATTTTCCGTAACCTTGTTGTCAACAAAGGTCAATTAAGAAACTTAATTTCCTGGGCATTTACCCACTATGGTACGGCCCGGACAGCTGTGATGGCCGATAAACTAAAAGACCTAGGATTCCGGTTTGCGACCAAAGCCGGTGTATCCATTAGTGTAGACGATTTAATGGTTCCTCCCTCTAAGAAGTCCCTTTTACAGGCAGCTGAGGCGGAAATCTTGAGTACAGAGGCGAAATTTAAGCGTGGTGAAATTACGGAAGTAGAGCGTTTCCAAAAAGTAATTGATACATGGAATAGTACCTCGGAAAATCTCAAAGACGAAGTAGTTAATCACTTTAAAACTACAAATCCTCTTAATTCAGTTTATATGATGGCCTTTTCCGGAGCCAGAGGAAACATATCCCAAGTGCGACAACTAGTGGGAATGCGCGGACTAATGGCAGATCCCCAGGGAGAAATTATTGACTTGCCAATTAAGACCAATTTTCGGGAAGGACTAACAGTTACCGAATACATTATCTCCAGTTATGGTGCGAGAAAGGGATTAGTGGACACAGCACTACGAACCGCCGACTCAGGTTATTTAACCCGACGGTTAGTGGATGTTTCCCAAGACGTGATTATTAGGGAAGTAGACTGTGGAACCCTAAGAGGTGTACCCGTACGGGACATGACAGAAGGGGCAAAAGTATTAATTCCCTTAGGGACAAGACTAGTAGGGAGAGTTGTAGCTAAAGATGTTATTCATCCTACAACTGGGGAGATTTTGGCAGCCCGGAATACACCAATTTCCGACGAACTAGCAGCGGAAATCCACAAAGCAGGAGTAAAAGAAGTATTAGTAAGATCACCATTAACCTGTGAAGCTGCCCGTTCCGTATGTCAACATTGTTACGGGTGGAGCCTGGCCTACGCCAAAATGGTGGATTTGGGCGAAGCAGTGGGAATTATTGCAGCTCAAAGTATTGGGGAGCCCGGAACTCAATTAACCATGCGGACCTTCCACACTGGTGGGGTATTTACAGGAGAAGTTGCCCAACAGGTGAGAGCCAAAATCCCAGGAACCATCAAATTTTCCCGCAGCTTAAAGACCCGTCCCTATCGGACTCGTCATGGAGAAGATGCTTTATATGCGGAAACCAATGGCAATTTGATCCTAGAAAGTACTACCCAAGAGCATCAAGAAATTTCTGTGACCCAGGGTTCCACACTATATATTGTCCCGGGACAAAGGGTTGAGGTGTCGGAATTGCTGGCCGAAGTGGCCCTAGGAGGTAAAACCACTAAAGCTAATACAGAAAAAGCAGTTAAAGATGTGGCTTCTGATTTGGCGGGTGAAGTAGTATTTGCTGATGTTTTGGCAGAACAAAAAACTGACCGTCAGGGAAACACCACCACCACAGCAACAAGAGGTGGTTTGATTTGGATTTTGTCGGGAGAAGTTTATAATTTGCCCCCCGGTGCAGAGTTGGTAGTCAAAAATGGAGATAAGATTACTGCCAATGGGGTGTTGGCGGAAACTAGACTCAATACCGTACATGGAGGAGTAGTCCGCCTACCTGAACCCATTCCTGGTCGTCCCACCAGAGAAATTGAAATCATTACAGCTTCCGTAATTTTAGACCAAGCAACAGTTACAGTTCATAGTTCCCAAGGTAAAAATAATTATTTGATTCATACTGGTCTAAGAGGGAGACACCAGGAAGAAATCTCCAAAGAGAGTGAGGGGTCTTTCCAATCTCAAACATTTAATCTCAGGGCCACACCCGGGACCAAAGTACAAAATGGTCAAGTTGTAGCTGAATTGATTGACGATAGATATCGCACTACCACGGGAGGAATGTTAAAATTTGCTGGAATTGAAGTCCAGAAAAAAGGCAAAGCTAAACTCGGTTACGAGGTGGTAACTGGAGGGACCTTGTTGTGGATACCCGAAGAAACCCACGAAGTTAATAAGGATATTTCTCTACTTTTAGTAGAAGATGGACAATTTGTGGAAGCCAGCACAGAAGTAGTTAAAGATATATTCTGTCAAACCAGTGGAGTGGTGGAAATTACCCAGAAAAACGACATTCTGCGGGAAATAGTCATTAAACCCGGCGAACTTTTGATGGTAGATGATCCAGAAGCAGTGCTGGGGAGAGATAATACCTTTGTTCACCCCGGCGAGGAGTTGCTAGGGACTACTGTAACGGAAATGCGTTACATTCAATATGTGGAATCTCCTGAAGGACCAGCTCTTTTGAGTCGTCCCGTGGTCGAATTTGAGGTCTCATCCCACCCTGATTTGCCTTCCACTACTTCCGTTAGTCAACAAACAGGAAGATCGATACAATTAAGAGCGGTACAGCGGTTGCCATACAAAGACGGGGAACGAGTAAAAGCTGTAGATGGAGTTGAATTACTCAGAACCCAACTAGTATTAGAGGTTGAACAGGATGGAGAGCAAGATCATGCTTCTCCTTTAGCAGCAGATATTGAATTAGTCCCTGATAGTGAAAACCCTGAGATTCAACGCCTGCAGTTAGTGATTTTGGAATCTCTGGCACTCAGGCGAGATATGGCAGCTGATGCCACCCAAGGTAGTACTCATACTACCTTAGAGGTAGAAGATGGTATTACCATTCCACCTGGATCCGTAGTAGCAAGAACTCAGATCCTGTCCAAGGAGGGAGGAATCATACGAGGGGTAAGGCCAGGTGCGGAAGCTGTTCGACGCTGTCTCATTCTCAGAGATACCGACATGATTATCGTTAAGACTAATCTTCCACCCACTGTGAAAAAGGGAGATCTATTAGTACAAGGCACAGAAATTGCTCCAGGAATAACAGCTCCCGTTTCTGGACAGTTGGTGGATATTAGTCATCAATTACCTCCCAACAACAATCAACAAGAACAGCTTGTACAAGCAGCATACTTCTTGAAAATTCGCACGGGTCGTCCCTATCGGGTTAGTCCGGGAGCAGTCTTACAAATAGAAGACGGTGGATTGGTACAAAGGGGAGATAATTTAGTTCTATTGGTGTTTGAACGCGCAAAAACAGGAGATATTATCCAAGGGTTACCAAGAATTGAAGAATTGTTGGAAGCTCGTAAACCCAAAGAAGCATGTATTTTATCCCGTCGTTCTGGGGAAGTAAAAGTAGTTTATGGGGAAGGGGATGAAAACCTAGTCAGTCGGGAAGCATATTCAGTCAAAGTTGTAGAGTCTGATGGTGTGGTAATAGACTATCCTTTAGGACCAGGACAGAATTTAATCGTTCCCGATGGTGCCATGGTGGAAGCTGGTCAACCATTAACTGACGGACCTTCTAACCCCCATGAAATTTTAGAAATCTTCTTCAGTTTGGGGTCTGAGGATGGACTTTACGCTTGTGCTAGTCATGCTCTACAAAAAGTGCAAAGCTTTTTAGTGAATGAAGTACAAATGGTATACCAGTCTCAAGGAATTGACATTGCAGACAAACACATTGAAGTCATAGTCCGACAAATGACTAACAAAGTGCGCATTGATGATGGTGGTGACACCATTATGTTACCTGGGGAACTAGTTGAATTAAAACAGGTAGAGCAGGTAAATGAGGCCATGTCAATTACCGGCGGTGCTAGATCCCAGTACACACCAGTATTATTGGGTATAACTAAAGCATCATTGAATACAGATAGTTTTATTTCAGCAGCCTCCTTCCAAGAAACCACAAGGGTGCTGACAGAAGCAGCAATTGAGGGTAAATCTGACTGGTTAAGAGGACTAAAAGAGAACGTTATCATAGGAAGATTGATTCCCGCTGGTACTGGTTATAATACTTATGAAGAGGTAGGAGCAATTGAGGACTATGGCACAGATGTGACTACGAGTGTATTAGATGAGGTAGATGATCCATTAGATATGGTTTTAGATGACCGAACCGCCAAGCTGTATAGTTTAGATAGCTCTGGACTAGATGGCACTTATGATGATGGCTACGATAACGATAATACGTATGGTAGTAACCATGGTACAGCTTTAGAGGATGAAGATGAAGATCTAATTACTGATGAAGTAATTACGGGTGTAGATGAGGATGAAGATGAGGATGATTACGAAGACGAGGATGAAGACGATTTTGATATAGATATAGATCTGTAA
- a CDS encoding GIY-YIG nuclease family protein: protein MNSNLENLEFIDYIDHNGELPIQLEGKIGVYAIFNQEKILQFIGYSRDVYLSCKQHLVRQPHKCYWLKVHTIERPDRKILSEIENSWIAQNGSLPPGNGEHKQIWTNAINVQELMNDTEKENYQNPLIDDLAKTKVLKNVSRRVESEILELLTARGLKTQIRFNPKLKEEGLLDLK from the coding sequence ATGAATTCCAACCTAGAAAATTTAGAGTTTATTGATTATATTGACCATAATGGTGAATTACCCATACAACTTGAAGGTAAGATAGGGGTTTACGCAATTTTTAATCAGGAAAAAATTTTGCAATTCATTGGTTATTCTCGTGATGTTTATCTCAGTTGTAAGCAACATTTAGTTCGTCAACCCCATAAATGTTATTGGTTAAAAGTCCACACCATTGAACGTCCTGACCGAAAAATTCTATCAGAGATTGAAAATAGCTGGATTGCCCAAAATGGTAGTCTACCACCGGGTAATGGTGAGCATAAGCAAATATGGACTAATGCCATTAATGTCCAAGAGTTAATGAATGATACAGAAAAAGAGAATTATCAAAATCCATTAATTGATGATTTAGCTAAGACTAAAGTGTTAAAGAATGTATCGCGTCGAGTAGAGTCAGAAATATTAGAACTGTTGACAGCAAGAGGGTTAAAAACTCAAATTCGCTTTAACCCCAAGTTGAAAGAGGAGGGTTTACTAGATTTAAAATAA